In Oxalobacteraceae bacterium OTU3CINTB1, the sequence CTTAGCCCGCTGGCATACCAGCGCCATGTGCGCCTGCTGCACGCAAGAAAGCTGCTCAACGCCGAGACAGGCAACGTCACGTCGGTCGCGTTCGAGGTTGGTTATGCCAGCGCATCCCAATTCAGCCGCGAATACGCCCGTATGTTCGGCTGTCCACCGGCGCGCGACACCTTCCGCGCCCGCCAGGCGGCGCTCAACGCGGCCGGTCTGAAAGACAATTCGGACGGCAGACGCTAGCGATAGGCCGCTGGACGCTTACTGAAAGGTGGTCTACACTTAGTTGTAGCTACATTGTGGCTACACAGCAAGATAGTTCAGGTGGTAACGATGAAGGAAATCATATGCTAACAGCAACCATACGCTCCCGGGTCGAGCCAGAGTTGAAGGAGGAGGCTACGAGGATACTGGAATCATGTGGCCTTGATTTGTCGACCGCGATTCGTCTTTTCCTTAACAATGTCGTGGTTGCGAAAGGGCTTCCTTTTGCTATTTCGCCGAACCCCACGACAGTCGCTGCGATGGAAGAAGCTCGGAAGCTTTCTGGCAGATTTAGCTCCCCTGAAGAGTTTTTTGATGAATTAGAGGGTAAAAATGCCAGCAAAGGAGGGTGGAAAAAAGTCTCCAAGCCCGACGCTGGCAAGCCTAAGCGCCGGTGACGAGCGGCTGAACCCCAAGGTCACGCAGCACGCAAGTGCGAGTCCGCCACGTATTTTTGACAGAACCAACGCCTTCAAAAAGGACTGGAATCGGCTTGCGTCGAGCGGACGCTACGACATGTCACGCCTTAAAACGGTCATGATGCATTTGATCGCGAATGAAGGTCCTTTACCTGCGGAATACGCGGATCATGCCTTGCTTGGGAAATGGCAGGACCATCGAGATTGTCACGTTGGCGGCGATTGGGTTCTCATCTATAAGCTGACGGAGGCGGATGTGATTTTTGTCCGCACAGGCACTCACAGCGATCTTTTTACGTGAGTTGTCGCGTGTGTTAATTTGCCGCGTCATCCGACCGGATAAAATCCACGAACGCGCGCAACGGCGCGGGCAAGTGGCGCCTGCCCGAATAGTATAAAAACGGTCCTGGGAAATCCGCCCACCAATCCCGCAGGATCGGCTGCAACTCGCCGGAGGCCATGTACGGCTCCAGCCACTCCTCGAACAGATAAATCACGCCGTGTCCCGCCACGGCCGCGCTCACCGCCAGGTCGAACACGGTCGGCGTGACGACCAGCGGCCCGCTCGGCTCGACCGTCAAGGTCTGGCCGTCGCGCGCGAATTCCCATGGATAGATGGCGCCACTGAGAAACTTGCCCCGCAGGCAGGCGTGTTGCAGCAGGTCGCGCGGGTGTTCGGGCACGCCGCGCCGCGCCAGATAGTCGGGCGCGGCCGCCACCGCGAAACGCTGCACGCGCGGCCCGATCGGGATGGCGATCATGTCCTGTTCCAGCCGCTCGCCGTAGCGGATGCCGGCGTCGCAGCCGCTGGCGACGACGTCGACGAAGTTATTGTCGATCACCACGTCCAGCACGATCTCCGGATAGGCGCGCATGAAGCGGTTGACCAGCGGCTGCAGGAAGAAGCGCGCGGCGCTGACCGGCACGTTGAGCCGCAGGGTGCCGCGCGGACTGTCGCGCAGCTCGTTGAGCACGTCGAGGGCGCCGGCCACCTGGCTCAGCGCCGGTTGCAGGCGCGCCAGCAACAGGGCGCCGGCCTCGGTCGGGGTGACGCTGCGGGTGGTGCGCAGCAGCAGCCGGATGCCGAGCTGGTTCTCCAGCCGCCGCAGCGCCTCGCTCAGCGCCGACGCCGATTGCCCGCCGGCGCGCGCCGCCTGCCGGAAGCCGCCGTGCTGGGCCACGAGCGCGAAAGTGGCCAGGTCGGCCATGGAAGGGTTCTCAGGTGTCATGTTCTCGATTGTGCGGAATTTCGTACAGCCCGTGCGGCATTGCCCCCATTATCACACGCTCGTCCTGCCGCTACCATGTGTCCATGCTTTTCCACATCACACACCAGGAGATCGACATGAGTAGTTATTCCCCATCCAGCGACCAGTTCACTCCCGCCAACAGCGGCATCCGCTTCAACCGCGTCGGCTACGGCGCCATGCAACTGGCCGGCCCGCACGTGTGGGGGCCGCCGAAGGACCGCGCCGCCGCCGTTGCCGTGCTGCGCGAGGCGATCGAACTGGGCATCAACCACATCGACACCTCGGATTTCTACGGCCCGCACGTCACCAACCAGATCATCCGCGAAGCCTTGCATCCGTATCGCGACGATTTGACCATCGTCACCAAGATCGGCTTCGTGCGCGGCGCCGACCAGTCATGGCTGACGGCGGCCTCGCCGCAACAACTGCGCGACGCGGTCCACGACAATCTGCGCAACCTGCAACTGGAGGCGCTCGACGTGGTCAACTACCGCGCCCCCGGCGTGCAAGGCCCGGACGGCTCGTCGATCGGCGAAGCCATCGCGGCGATGGTGCGTCTGAAGGAGGAGGGACTGATCCGCCATATCGGCGTGAGCAACGTCACCGCCGGACAGGTGGCCGAGGCGCGCTCGATCACGGACATCGTCTGCGTGCAGAACCAGTACAACCTCGCCCATCGCGGCGACGACGCGTTGATCGATACGCTGGCGGCCGATGGCATCGCCTACGTGCCGTTCTTCCCGCTGGGCGGCTTCTCGCCGTTGCAGTCCGACGCCCTGACCAGGGCG encodes:
- a CDS encoding type II toxin-antitoxin system RelB/DinJ family antitoxin, which produces MLTATIRSRVEPELKEEATRILESCGLDLSTAIRLFLNNVVVAKGLPFAISPNPTTVAAMEEARKLSGRFSSPEEFFDELEGKNASKGGWKKVSKPDAGKPKRR
- a CDS encoding type II toxin-antitoxin system YafQ family toxin; this encodes MPAKEGGKKSPSPTLASLSAGDERLNPKVTQHASASPPRIFDRTNAFKKDWNRLASSGRYDMSRLKTVMMHLIANEGPLPAEYADHALLGKWQDHRDCHVGGDWVLIYKLTEADVIFVRTGTHSDLFT
- a CDS encoding LysR family transcriptional regulator, coding for MTPENPSMADLATFALVAQHGGFRQAARAGGQSASALSEALRRLENQLGIRLLLRTTRSVTPTEAGALLLARLQPALSQVAGALDVLNELRDSPRGTLRLNVPVSAARFFLQPLVNRFMRAYPEIVLDVVIDNNFVDVVASGCDAGIRYGERLEQDMIAIPIGPRVQRFAVAAAPDYLARRGVPEHPRDLLQHACLRGKFLSGAIYPWEFARDGQTLTVEPSGPLVVTPTVFDLAVSAAVAGHGVIYLFEEWLEPYMASGELQPILRDWWADFPGPFLYYSGRRHLPAPLRAFVDFIRSDDAAN
- a CDS encoding aldo/keto reductase family oxidoreductase, which translates into the protein MSSYSPSSDQFTPANSGIRFNRVGYGAMQLAGPHVWGPPKDRAAAVAVLREAIELGINHIDTSDFYGPHVTNQIIREALHPYRDDLTIVTKIGFVRGADQSWLTAASPQQLRDAVHDNLRNLQLEALDVVNYRAPGVQGPDGSSIGEAIAAMVRLKEEGLIRHIGVSNVTAGQVAEARSITDIVCVQNQYNLAHRGDDALIDTLAADGIAYVPFFPLGGFSPLQSDALTRAAAALGAQPMQVALAWLLQRSPNILVIPGTSSVAHLRDNVAAGALRLDAATLATLDAM